A single bacterium BMS3Abin08 DNA region contains:
- the secG gene encoding protein-export membrane protein SecG, which yields MMTFFIIIHLFVSFLLIGIVLIQGGKGAELGSAFGGGSSQTLFGGRGAATFLNKLTTAVAVIFMLTSLLLAIFSVRQKSIVSERTVTQERTIPAPTKGVTPGAGGVKPVPRKGAPAAKPADKK from the coding sequence ATGATGACTTTTTTTATAATAATCCATCTCTTCGTAAGCTTCTTACTCATAGGTATAGTCCTGATCCAGGGCGGTAAGGGAGCAGAACTCGGGTCTGCCTTCGGAGGTGGTTCAAGCCAGACACTCTTTGGCGGCAGGGGCGCTGCCACGTTTCTTAATAAACTCACAACAGCGGTAGCCGTGATATTCATGCTCACATCCCTCCTGCTTGCAATCTTCTCCGTCAGACAGAAGAGCATAGTAAGCGAACGAACGGTCACACAGGAGAGGACAATACCCGCACCAACCAAGGGAGTTACCCCCGGGGCCGGCGGTGTAAAGCCTGTACCACGGAAAGGTGCACCGGCTGCAAAACCTGCTGATAAAAAATAG
- the pgk/tpi_1 gene encoding bifunctional PGK/TIM, with protein sequence MRTPLIAANWKMHKTTGETRDFITEFIPLVKDVADVEIVIAPPFTSLAVAAKFLKGTSIKLSGQDVYWEEKGAFTGEISPPMLRDVGCTYVLVGHSERRRYFGETDETANRKIKAAKAVGLDVIFCIGETLEERESGRTFEVLKRQIAGGLAGVDPSGIVVAYEPVWAIGTGKTATPEQAQEAHRFIRDEFRNLFGDSSADRVRILYGGSVKPENISELMSKDDVDGGLVGGAGLEADSFSNIVKFKKQTM encoded by the coding sequence ATGCGGACACCGCTTATAGCTGCAAACTGGAAGATGCACAAGACGACCGGGGAGACGAGGGACTTCATTACAGAGTTCATCCCCCTTGTCAAGGATGTGGCGGACGTGGAGATCGTGATCGCACCGCCCTTCACCTCCCTTGCAGTGGCGGCTAAATTCCTGAAGGGAACAAGCATCAAACTCTCCGGACAGGACGTCTACTGGGAGGAAAAGGGTGCATTCACCGGTGAGATCTCACCACCGATGCTCAGGGATGTGGGGTGCACATACGTCCTTGTGGGACACTCGGAAAGAAGACGGTATTTCGGGGAGACCGATGAGACGGCCAACAGAAAGATAAAGGCAGCCAAGGCCGTGGGGCTTGATGTAATATTTTGCATAGGGGAAACCCTTGAGGAACGTGAATCAGGGAGGACATTCGAGGTGCTGAAACGGCAGATAGCCGGAGGGCTTGCGGGTGTTGACCCATCAGGAATAGTTGTGGCTTATGAGCCTGTCTGGGCCATTGGAACCGGGAAAACAGCAACACCCGAACAGGCACAGGAAGCACACAGGTTTATCAGGGATGAGTTCAGGAACCTCTTTGGTGACAGCAGCGCCGACCGGGTCAGGATACTCTATGGCGGCAGTGTTAAGCCCGAAAACATCTCCGAGCTGATGTCGAAGGATGACGTTGACGGCGGGCTTGTCGGTGGTGCAGGGCTTGAGGCGGACAGTTTTTCAAATATTGTGAAGTTCAAAAAACAGACAATGTAG
- the fbp gene encoding fructose-1,6-bisphosphatase class 1, translating into MATTGMDLIRFILEEEMKHPRATGSLTIALTAITTAAKIIASHVRMAGLADILGSAGTVNIQGEDVQKLDEFSNRILVQHLSGSGQFYALVSEELEAPVFPERGEGGKYVIAFDPLDGSSNIDVNVSIGTIFSIHRKIDGTANDFLQEGRKQVAAGYIIYGSSTVLVYSTGNSVNGFTLDPSVGLFLLSHPDMRIPEKGRIYSINEGYYRRWNEQLRMEIDSFKDKGYSLRYIGSMVSDVHRTLIKGGIFAYPADSKNINGKLRLLYEASPMAFLIEQAGGRASTGREEILKVKPEVLHQRVPVFLGSRDDVEQLVGTIN; encoded by the coding sequence ATGGCAACTACAGGAATGGATCTTATAAGGTTTATACTTGAAGAGGAGATGAAGCATCCCAGGGCAACAGGGTCCCTCACCATCGCCCTTACCGCAATCACAACGGCCGCAAAGATCATAGCCTCCCATGTCAGGATGGCCGGTCTTGCCGATATCCTGGGTTCTGCGGGAACGGTAAACATACAGGGTGAGGATGTGCAGAAACTCGATGAATTCTCAAACAGGATCCTCGTTCAGCATCTCTCCGGCAGCGGGCAGTTCTATGCCCTTGTGTCGGAGGAGCTTGAAGCGCCCGTATTTCCCGAAAGGGGAGAGGGGGGGAAGTATGTGATCGCATTTGACCCCCTTGACGGGTCATCGAATATAGATGTAAACGTAAGCATAGGAACCATCTTCTCCATACACAGAAAGATTGACGGCACCGCAAACGACTTCCTTCAGGAGGGCCGTAAACAGGTAGCAGCCGGATATATCATCTATGGTTCATCAACCGTGCTTGTCTACTCGACGGGTAACAGTGTGAACGGCTTCACTCTTGATCCATCGGTCGGCCTCTTTCTTCTCTCCCATCCTGATATGAGAATACCCGAAAAGGGCAGGATTTACTCCATCAATGAAGGTTATTACCGGAGGTGGAACGAACAACTGAGAATGGAGATCGATTCCTTCAAGGATAAGGGGTATTCCCTCAGGTACATTGGATCGATGGTATCCGACGTCCACAGGACACTGATTAAGGGGGGGATTTTTGCCTATCCGGCTGACAGTAAAAACATAAACGGCAAGTTGAGACTCCTCTACGAGGCATCCCCCATGGCATTCCTGATAGAGCAGGCAGGTGGGCGTGCCTCTACCGGCAGGGAGGAGATTCTCAAGGTAAAACCCGAGGTGCTCCATCAGAGGGTCCCTGTATTTCTGGGAAGCAGGGATGACGTCGAACAACTGGTCGGGACCATAAACTGA
- a CDS encoding muropeptide transporter, producing the protein MNKGAGVGSAARKTTWTLTTYFAEGLPYMIVRFLSSVFFTDIGLREAYLGFLNFLAIPWNIKFIWAPIVDIFGTKKGWLIRVQFLIGLLVLIIGALSFRFSETGGISWLSGLLSNEMTLVVITVLFIILAFLSATHDIAIDAYYLEALSSEKDQSLYSGLRVLAYRVAVIYAKSVLVIVAAVTNWFMGFGLGGITMLALYLFHLLYLRGTDKPDMFLQKGMDKIIRLKLNTRFYKEAFSTYLMQDRVYLVLSFIVLYKLGDEILFSMNTPFLLRELGMTKAQLGWVSGILGTVFAIAGSLWGGKWISSRGLKRAIWPITLIMNATILAYALLAWNKPDPSTTGGLALIALINCYEQVAAGLGTAVLIVFLMNRCQPDYKAAHYAVGSAIMSLGGTMMGGFGGVFVENFGYLNLFLLGFLSSIPSMILLFWVPMTPRGQRE; encoded by the coding sequence ATGAATAAAGGAGCCGGCGTCGGGTCCGCGGCAAGAAAGACTACCTGGACCCTCACCACCTATTTCGCTGAAGGACTCCCCTACATGATCGTCAGGTTCCTTTCCTCCGTGTTCTTCACGGATATCGGACTGAGAGAGGCATATCTCGGTTTCCTGAACTTTCTTGCAATCCCATGGAACATCAAGTTTATCTGGGCGCCCATTGTAGATATCTTTGGTACAAAGAAGGGCTGGCTCATAAGGGTCCAGTTCCTGATCGGCCTCTTGGTGCTTATCATAGGGGCCCTTTCCTTCAGATTTTCTGAAACCGGCGGTATCTCTTGGTTGTCGGGTCTGTTAAGCAACGAAATGACCTTGGTTGTTATAACCGTCCTCTTCATAATACTTGCCTTCCTGAGCGCCACACATGATATAGCAATTGATGCCTACTACCTTGAGGCCCTGTCCAGCGAAAAGGATCAATCCCTCTACTCGGGGCTGAGGGTCCTTGCATACAGGGTTGCCGTTATCTATGCAAAGAGTGTCCTCGTAATCGTTGCCGCCGTGACCAACTGGTTTATGGGATTCGGTCTTGGGGGAATTACAATGCTTGCCCTCTACCTCTTCCACCTTCTCTATCTCAGGGGGACGGATAAGCCCGATATGTTCCTTCAGAAAGGGATGGATAAAATAATCCGGTTGAAACTCAACACCCGTTTTTATAAGGAGGCCTTCAGCACCTATCTGATGCAGGACAGGGTCTATCTGGTGTTGTCCTTCATAGTCCTCTATAAGCTGGGAGACGAGATACTGTTTTCCATGAACACCCCCTTTCTCCTGAGGGAACTGGGCATGACAAAGGCGCAGCTTGGCTGGGTTTCCGGCATCCTCGGCACAGTCTTTGCGATAGCGGGTTCTCTCTGGGGTGGAAAATGGATCTCTTCCCGGGGGCTGAAGAGGGCTATCTGGCCGATCACCTTGATCATGAATGCAACCATCCTCGCGTATGCCCTTCTTGCATGGAACAAACCGGACCCTTCAACAACCGGGGGCTTAGCCCTGATTGCCCTTATTAACTGTTACGAACAGGTGGCTGCCGGGCTGGGGACGGCCGTGCTTATCGTGTTTCTGATGAACAGATGCCAGCCTGATTACAAGGCTGCTCACTATGCAGTGGGGTCGGCGATAATGTCCCTCGGCGGAACCATGATGGGGGGCTTTGGAGGTGTTTTCGTGGAAAACTTCGGCTATCTGAATCTCTTCCTGCTTGGCTTTCTGAGTTCGATTCCATCAATGATCCTCCTTTTCTGGGTGCCTATGACACCAAGAGGGCAACGGGAATGA
- a CDS encoding fructose-bisphosphate aldolase class-II, protein MCKIADSSKDLKTILSGAVSISDGGSIVITDEETIRDRVIDDLIYTAVFSEDGGVREQSKILIRDIANELGAVASSIHDLYMAMGRGKTHDFTTPAMNIRGLTYDIARRIFRVAMEKKAGAFIFEIARSEIGYTYQRPSEYASCVLAAAVKEGFRGSVFIQGDHFQFGASKYKESPEKELQGIQEITKEAVEAGFYNIDIDPSTLVDYSMESLLDQQKENYLNTARMTGFIRALEPDGITVSIGAEIGHIGGKNSTPEEAKAFMEGYGKTLGEMGGDTLTGISKISVQTGTAHGGVPLPDGSIAEVKLDFGVLNSIGELVRREYGLSGTVQHGASTLPDELFDRFPENNCSEIHLATGFQNIMYDLAPEELREKIYGFIKDNFGGEWKKGQTQQQFLYKTRKKGLGPFKKDWWMLDGHHKDRILDALEEKFSFLFNKLNVPDTARYTGEYIKPVKTSYSGSGVSPEQVDVRNLKLGEGAD, encoded by the coding sequence ATGTGCAAGATTGCCGACAGCAGTAAAGATCTTAAGACCATCCTGTCCGGTGCTGTTTCAATCAGTGACGGAGGGAGCATCGTCATCACCGATGAGGAAACTATAAGGGACAGGGTGATCGATGATCTCATCTATACGGCTGTGTTTTCAGAAGACGGGGGGGTCAGGGAGCAGTCAAAGATACTGATAAGGGATATAGCCAATGAACTTGGCGCTGTTGCGTCGTCCATTCACGACCTCTACATGGCTATGGGAAGGGGTAAAACCCATGACTTCACCACACCCGCCATGAACATCCGCGGTCTTACCTATGACATTGCACGTAGGATCTTCAGGGTGGCAATGGAGAAGAAAGCCGGGGCCTTTATTTTTGAGATTGCCAGATCTGAAATCGGCTATACATACCAGAGACCATCGGAATATGCCTCATGCGTGCTTGCAGCGGCTGTAAAGGAAGGATTCCGCGGTTCCGTCTTCATACAGGGTGACCACTTCCAGTTCGGCGCTTCCAAATACAAGGAATCACCGGAGAAGGAACTGCAGGGGATTCAGGAGATCACAAAGGAGGCCGTTGAGGCGGGTTTTTACAACATAGATATAGATCCTTCAACCCTCGTTGATTATTCAATGGAATCATTACTTGATCAGCAGAAGGAAAACTATTTGAACACCGCAAGGATGACCGGATTCATAAGGGCGCTTGAGCCCGATGGGATAACCGTATCGATCGGGGCCGAGATCGGACATATAGGCGGTAAAAATTCAACACCTGAAGAGGCGAAGGCATTCATGGAGGGCTACGGGAAGACCCTCGGTGAGATGGGCGGGGATACCCTCACCGGCATCTCCAAGATTAGCGTGCAGACAGGTACCGCACATGGAGGTGTCCCCCTGCCCGACGGCTCCATTGCAGAGGTAAAGCTGGATTTCGGTGTCCTCAACTCCATAGGAGAACTCGTCAGGAGGGAGTATGGACTCTCCGGGACGGTGCAGCATGGCGCATCAACACTCCCGGACGAACTATTCGACAGGTTTCCCGAGAACAACTGCTCTGAAATTCATCTTGCCACCGGGTTCCAGAACATCATGTATGATCTCGCGCCCGAAGAACTAAGGGAGAAGATTTACGGTTTCATTAAGGATAACTTCGGGGGTGAATGGAAGAAAGGACAGACCCAGCAGCAGTTTCTTTATAAAACAAGGAAGAAAGGGCTTGGCCCATTCAAGAAGGACTGGTGGATGCTGGACGGACATCACAAGGACAGAATCCTTGACGCACTTGAGGAGAAGTTCTCCTTTCTCTTCAACAAACTGAATGTCCCCGATACAGCCCGGTACACCGGTGAATATATCAAACCCGTGAAGACGTCATACAGTGGAAGCGGGGTATCCCCTGAGCAGGTCGATGTGAGAAACCTCAAACTCGGGGAGGGGGCGGACTAA